Proteins from a genomic interval of Heteronotia binoei isolate CCM8104 ecotype False Entrance Well chromosome 5, APGP_CSIRO_Hbin_v1, whole genome shotgun sequence:
- the CREBRF gene encoding CREB3 regulatory factor yields MSYMLPTNPEEKLERKLQARKRKSLELNLEDLGLEMPQPSVSGMDPPFGDAFRSHMFSEQTLMSTDLLASSSDPDFMYELDREMDYQQSSRDNLLSVEDCKDLENLESFTDILDTETSFPSKWEQWDTYCEDLTKYTKLTNCDIWGTKEVDYLGLDDFSSPYQDEEVISKTPTLAQLNSEDSQPVSDPLCYSELLFNVKQSQLTSLPAKKVTTRAAAPVCSSKTAQAEAPLSEFAQKASKANSSTQIMVKTNVYSNEKVNIHVECKDYVKKAKVRINTVPQSRSAMNQAYADAAKENTCYCGAVAKKQERRGVDSLQSHSAPILPFKETQTLLLTPPQETPGLTAEETSLSASTSVSDPSQKKEEHNYSLFVTDGLTEQAIKADPDEDEDDDEDVEDEDHDEGFGSEHELSENDEEEEEEDYEDDKDDDISDTFSEPGYENDSVEDLKEMTAISCRKRGKRRYFWEYSEQLTPSQQERMLRPSEWNRDTLPSNMYQKNGLHHGKYAVKKSRRTDVEDLTPNPKKLLQIGNELRKLNKVISDLTPVSELPLTARPRSRKEKNKLASRACRLKKKAQYEANKVKLWGLNTEYDNLLFVINSIKQEIVNRVQSPKDDRGTNMGQKLDVLIKDTLGPPVAGQTSEFVNQVLEKTAEGDPTGGLVGLRIPTSKV; encoded by the exons ATGAGTTATATGCTACCTACGAACCCTGAAGAAAAGCTGGAAAGGAAATTAcaggcaaggaaaaggaaaagtttgGAATTGAACTTGGAGGATCTGGGCCTGGAAATGCCTCAG CCTAGTGTGAGTGGAATGGACCCTCCTTTTGGGGATGCCTTTCGAAGCCACATGTTTTCAGAACAGACTCTGATGAGCACAGACCTCTTGGCTAGCAGTTCTGATCCAGATTTCATGTATGAATTG GACAGAGAAATGGATTACCAGCAGAGTTCCAGGGACAACCTCCTTTCTGTAGAGGACTGTAAAGATCTTGAGAACCTGGAATCTTTTACAGACATTCTGGATACTGAAACTTCTTTTCCTTCCAAGTGGGAACAGTGGGACACTTACTGTGAAGATTTGACAAAATACACCAAATTAACCAACTGTGACATCTGGGGAACAAAAGAGGTGGATTATCTGGGACTTGATGATTTCTCAAGCCCATACCAGGATGAAGAAGTGATCAGTAAAACTCCAACTCTGGCACAGCTCAACAGTGAGGACTCTCAGCCTGTCTCAGATCCACTGTGCTACTCGGAACTGCTGTTCAATGTAAAACAAAGCCAGTTAACTTCTCTGCCAGCAAAGAAGGTCACAACCAGAGCAGCAGCCCCGGTTTGTTCATCCAAGACTGCTCAGGCTGAGGCTCCGTTATCAGAATTTGCGCAAAAAGCCAGCAAGGCCAATTCAAGCACACAAATCATGGTGAAGACCAATGTGTACAGCAATGAGAAGGTGAACATTCATGTTGAATGTAAAGATTATGTTAAGAAGGCAAAAGTAAGAATAAATACGGTACCCCAGAGTAGGTCTGCAATGAACCAGGCTTATGCTGATGCTGCAAAAGAAAATACTTGCTACTGTGGAGCTGTAGCGAAGAAACAAGAGCGGAGAGGAGTTGACTCCCTTCAGAGTCACAGTGCTCCTATTTTGCCTTTTAAAGAGACTCAGACTCTACTTCTCACTCCACCCCAGGAAACTCCGGGACTCACTGCTGAGGAGACCAGTCTCTCTGCCAGCACGTCTGTTTCAGATCCATCACAGAAGAAGGAAGAACACAACTATTCTCTCTTTGTCACAGATGGTTTGACTGAGCAGGCAATCAAAGCTGATCCTGATGAGGACGAAGACGACGATGAAGACGTGGAAGATGAAGACCATGATGAAGGATTTGGAAGTGAGCATGAACTGTCTGAAaatgacgaggaggaggaggaggaggactatGAGGATGACAAAGATGATGATATCAGCGATACTTTTTCTGAACCAG GATATGAAAATGACTCTGTGGAGGACTTGAAAGAAATGACAGCAATATCTTGTCGAAAAAGAGGCAAACGACGATATTTCTGGGAATATAGTGAACAACTGACACCATCACAGCAGGAGAGAATGCTGAGGCCATCTGAGTGGAATCGTGATACATTACCGAGTAACATGTATCAGAAGAATGGATTACATCATG GGAAATATGCTGTTAAGAAGTCACGACGGACTGATGTAGAAGACTTGACTCCCAATCCTAAGAAACTGCTACAAATCGGGAATGAACTGAGGAAACTGAATAAAGTGATCAGTGACTTGACTCCAGTCAGCGAACTTCCCTTAACAGCGAGACCAAGGTCAAGGAAAGAAAAGAACAAGCTAGCCTCCAG GGCTTGTCGACTAAAAAAGAAGGCCCAGTATGAAGCCAACAAGGTGAAATTGTGGGGTCTCAACACAGAATATG ATAACTTGTTGTTTGTGATCAATTCAATCAAACAAGAAATTGTGAATAGAGTGCAGAGTCCTAAAGATGACAGAGGAACCAATATGGGACAGAAACTTGATGTGCTTATTAAAGATACCTTAG GACCACCTGTAGCTGGGCAAACATCTGAATTTGTGAACCAGGTTTTAGAGAAAACAGCAGAAGGAGATCCTACAGGGGGCCTTGTTGGGCTTCGAATACCTACGTCAAAAGTTTAG